The sequence ATGGCCGCCGAAATTAGCATCAACTTTTGAAAAAAACGTCCGCTAAAATTCAAATAATGTTGCAAAACAAACAACAATACCAGCAATAAAACCATTGAGAATTTCAAATAATCTTTCTGAGGTGATATAAAATAATCACCGATCAAATCAAACGAATAATACATCAACGTTATTACGGTAATCCCTATTAAAGCGATCAATGACGTCTGTCGATTCTTTTGATCATTGAGCCACGTATTGGCGCCATCAAGAGCCCATAAAGCCATCATCGGCGCAACACCAACAAAATGCCGTAAAAATCCGATCGAAGCTACATTCCCCTTCCAATAAAAATACACGTGAGTACAAAAAATCAGTATACACGAAATATTGATGATGTTGACACTGCGCTGACGGATATCATGAACCAATTGCAATAAAATAAAAACAAACAAAACAGGACCAACAATAAAAATAAATCGCTGAAAATAATGTTCAAACGGGCCGTTCTGATAAAGGCCATGCCCAAATGATTTGGAAGCAGTTAATAAATATAGCACGTCGCCGGTTGCTATCATACCGGCAATTTGGTATAACGCTAAGCCGGTTCCCATAGCAAGAATCGGCCAGTATTTTTTCTCACGAAAAAATACAATCGCAAATATTGGCAAAATTAATACTAATTCCGTTCGTCCTAACGGCATCAACGATAACAGCAGCGCCGACGTCAACCATTTTTTCTTGTAGTAGTAATAAAGCCCGATTGCTAAAAAAAATGCGGCCAGAGGTTCGGTACATAAACTATAACTCGTAATAAAAAACAGCGGCTGGAAAGCAATAAAAATAAGTGCAAGCCAAGGATTGGGTTTACCGGAAGCTTGTGCAGCTTTATAAGTAAAGTAACAGGTCGCAATTGATAATAGAATCGTTGCGGCTGCGCAATACCAATATCCTAATTGGGATGGCAATAAGAAAAAAATTATCGCAAGCGGCCGCCCCCAAATACTGAGAAAAAATTCCGGTTTTGTCATGGCCGCCTGTGCCATAAAATAACGGCCGATATTATCGTCGTCGTACGGACGCGGCGACTGTATCGTCCAATATGCCGCGATGGCCGCAAATCCTGCTAAAATCAATACAATATTTTTCCACGATATTGCAAAAACATCTTCTTTATTCTGATTCTGTGAATTGGATGATGACGCAATTCTGCCTGTTTTGACGGAAGCTGGCATGATCACCGGTACATGGCTACGAGAATTTCAGGAATTGCAACATACAACGTTGCCAGGATTATAAACAGCGCCAGCATCACGACAAGGATATAACTTTGCAGACGACCGCTCTGTACCGGCTGCATCAGGATTCCGATTCGAGTCGTGATAAATCCAACCAGATCGACGGAGCCGTCGACGATATTCCGGTCAAACCATGCACAGGCCGCAGAAATGCGGAACAAAATTTGATTGAGGATCCAACGCCAGATCTCATCGATGTACCATTTATTTTCCAGATGAACATATAAGCGGCCAAGTTTGCTTCGTAACGGATCATGCATTTCAGTCGTCCATTCCGGCGACCGTTTAGCATACATTATGAATGCAACTAGAATTCCCAATACGGCCACTCCGGCTGAAATGGCTGCGATCGACAAATGAAAAACACCTTCGTGTTCCCACGTTGGATTCAGAAAAGCAGCATACGTTTTTAAACCCAAAGCATGGGCAATATCGGCATTACCGATCAGCCCGGCTACAATGGATAAAATACCCAATACCACCAGCGGCAATGTCATACTCACCGGCGATTCGTGCGGATGTTTTTTCTCCGGCACTTCGCCCCAGAACGCAACGAAACACAATCTGAACATATAAAAAGCTGTGAAAAAAGCAGCCGTTAAACCGACGCCAAATAACACGTAGCCGTGGATATTACCCACTTCCATCGCTAAGGCTAAAATTTCATCTTTACTCCAAAATCCTGCAAACGGCGGAATTCCTGCTAACGCAAGCGTTCCTATCAGAAACGTCCAAACCGTAATTTTCATTTTCGATCGAATGCCGCCCATCTCCCAAATATTATTCGTATGCATGGCATGGATCACACTGCCGGAACCGAGGAACAGCAACGCTTTGAAAAATGCGTGTGTGAAGAGATGAAACGTTCCCGCCGTCTGCCCCATTAAAGCGAGATCAGTGCCGGAATGGCCGTGTGAAAAATTATTGACGCCGACCATACCGCCAATCCCCAACGCCATCATCATATATCCTAGTTGACTCAACGTTGAAAATGCCAAAATACGTTTGATATCGTGCTGAGCGATAGCAATAGTCGCCGCGAAAATAGCCGTGAAACCGCCAATATATGCAACAAATAACATTGTATCCGGTGAACCGGCGAAAATCATCACGGCGCGAGCGACCAAGAAAATTCCGGCTACGACCATCGTCGCGGCGTGAATCAATGCGGAAACAGGCGTCGGGCCTTCCATCGCGTCCGGCAACCAGATATGCAATGGAAACTGTCCGCTCTTGCCCATTGCACCAAAGAAAATTAAAAACGGAAATGCTCTCGCAAGCCATTCCGCAGTCTGACCGTATTGTTGTTGAATTTCGGCAAAATTAAATGTTCCGAAATATCCCCATGCAATCAGCACGGCCATGAAAAATCCCAAATCGCCTGCGCGCGTAACTGAGAACGCTTTTTTGGCTGCATCGGCGGCCGATTTTTTATCGTAATAGTAACCGATCAATAAGTATGAACACAAACCAACGAGTTCCCAGAAAATAAACATCTGCAGTACGTTGTCCGAAAGAACCAATCCAAGCATTGAAAAAGTAAATAGCGACAAATAGGAAAAAAATCTCGCTTTGCCGTCTTCATGCGCCATGTAACCCAGAGAATAAATATGAACCAACATCGATACCGTTGTCACGACGATCAACATCATCACCGACAAAGGATCGAGGTAAACACCGATGGTTACTTCAAGAGCCTTCCCGAGCGGAATCCATTCCAACGTTAAAGTTTGAGCTGTTCCGGCGCCGTTGTACATATCCAGCATCACACGGACCGATAAATAAAATGACGTCATAACGGCCGCGCATGCAATCCATGCCGTCAGCGTTTTGTAATTCCGCGTAAATAAAACTGTGATGATGAATGAAAATAAAGGCAGTGCAGGAATGAGCCAGGCTAATTCATAATAAGTAGACACAACCGATTCTCCTAACAACTATCGTTTGAGAGACGTTAATCCTTCGACTTCCAGACTTCGGAAGTTTTTGTAAACAATCATAACAATCGCCAGCGCTACGGCCGCTTCAGCCGCAGCAATCGTGATAATAAAAATAACAAAAATGTGCCCCGTCACCGTAGCCGGGTACAGAAAGCGATTGAACGCCAACGCAGCCAGGTTGATCGAATTAAATAAAATTTCAATGGATAAAAGCATGGATAAAACCGACCGGCGAATGAGCACACCCGTCATGCCGATGGCAA is a genomic window of bacterium containing:
- the nuoL gene encoding NADH-quinone oxidoreductase subunit L, with product MSTYYELAWLIPALPLFSFIITVLFTRNYKTLTAWIACAAVMTSFYLSVRVMLDMYNGAGTAQTLTLEWIPLGKALEVTIGVYLDPLSVMMLIVVTTVSMLVHIYSLGYMAHEDGKARFFSYLSLFTFSMLGLVLSDNVLQMFIFWELVGLCSYLLIGYYYDKKSAADAAKKAFSVTRAGDLGFFMAVLIAWGYFGTFNFAEIQQQYGQTAEWLARAFPFLIFFGAMGKSGQFPLHIWLPDAMEGPTPVSALIHAATMVVAGIFLVARAVMIFAGSPDTMLFVAYIGGFTAIFAATIAIAQHDIKRILAFSTLSQLGYMMMALGIGGMVGVNNFSHGHSGTDLALMGQTAGTFHLFTHAFFKALLFLGSGSVIHAMHTNNIWEMGGIRSKMKITVWTFLIGTLALAGIPPFAGFWSKDEILALAMEVGNIHGYVLFGVGLTAAFFTAFYMFRLCFVAFWGEVPEKKHPHESPVSMTLPLVVLGILSIVAGLIGNADIAHALGLKTYAAFLNPTWEHEGVFHLSIAAISAGVAVLGILVAFIMYAKRSPEWTTEMHDPLRSKLGRLYVHLENKWYIDEIWRWILNQILFRISAACAWFDRNIVDGSVDLVGFITTRIGILMQPVQSGRLQSYILVVMLALFIILATLYVAIPEILVAMYR
- the nuoK gene encoding NADH-quinone oxidoreductase subunit NuoK, which gives rise to MEIGLYHYLTLSVILFAIGMTGVLIRRSVLSMLLSIEILFNSINLAALAFNRFLYPATVTGHIFVIFIITIAAAEAAVALAIVMIVYKNFRSLEVEGLTSLKR